TGCCACGCAGTTCGTGCGGATGTCGTAGCGCGACCATTCGAGGGCGAGGGTGACCGAGAGGTTCTCGATCCCGGCGCGGGCGGCGGCGCTGTGGGCCATCCCGACGTAGCCGCTCCGGATGTCGGCGAGCATGTTCACGACGGAGCCGCCGTGCTCCTTCATGCTCGCCTCGAAGACCGCTCGGGTGACCTGGAAGGTCCCGTTCAGGTTCAGGTCGACGACCTTCCGGAAGGCGCTCGACGAGATCTTCTCGGCCGGAGCGGCAAACTGCCCGCCGGCGTTGTTGTAGAGCCCGCGGATCGGCCCCACCCGCTCGACGACCTTCGCGACGGCGCCCGTCACCGACTCGTCGTCGCGGACGTCCATCGTCTCGAAGTCGCAGACGCCCCCGTCCGAGCGGATCTCCTCGGCGGTCTCCGCCAGAACCTCCTCCCGGCGGCCGCAGAGCACGACCCGCGCCCCGAGGCTCGCCAGCTCGTGGGCGGTGCAGCGACCGAGGCCGGTTCCGCCGCCGGTGATCAGGACGGTCTGCCCGTCGAAGAGGCCGGGTCGGAAGATGCTGTCGTAGCCGCCCATCTCGATCGCTCCCTCGTCTCGCGAAGGCTTCGAGCCTAGCGGAGCGCGCCGATTCCCCTCGGGGCAAACGCGGTGCGAGTGGCCTTTCGGAGGCCACCCCCTGCCCGATTCCGTCCGATTTCGCGCCTTCTTTCTCGACGACGGCCCGAACGAGGCCGCCCACCGGACCCACCCGAATCCCCGGGCCCGGCGCAAAGAAAGAGACGACGAAAATGATGATCCGAACCCTCCTCCTCGCCGCGCTCGCGGCCCTGATCGCGACGCCGGCGTTCGCGGCGGACCGCGACGGCGACGGTGTCGACGACACCGTCGACAACTGCCTCTTCGTGGCGAACCCGGACCAGCGCGACACCAACGGCGACGGCTTCGGCAACCGCTGCGACGCCGACCTCAACGACGACGGCCTGGTCACGACTGCCGACTTCGGGGCCTTCTTCAGCGTATACGGACGGACCGACGACGATGCCGACTTCGACGGCAACGGCCTCGTGACGACGGCCGACTTCGGCGTCTTCTTCGACCTGTTCGGACGCCCGGTCGGCCCCGGCGCCCTCGCGATCGACCCGGAGCCCATCACCTGCAACGGCGGCTTCTGCACGATCCAGGTCGCCCCCGGCATCGACCTCGAAGCCGCAGGCGAAGACATCGAGGAGCTCGTGCTCGGCTTCTACTCCGTCCGCGGCGACGCCCAGATCTACACCGACGAAGGCGGCGTGATCCTCGGCGACGCCGAGCTCGTGATCGAGCCCGGCGCCGGCATGCTCGGCACCTCCCTCTCCCCCGACTACGAGATCGGCAAGCTTGCGGGCGGGCCGGCGACGATCCTGCCCGAGCGCGTGAACGTCGAAGCGCTCCTCGGCGCGGACATCGACGTCGAGATCCCGCTCTACGACGACGCCTGGTACGTGCTCTTCTCGACCGAAGGCGCGCTCCAGTTCGACCTCGACTTCCTGATCGGCAACCTCGAGTTCGGCTGGGGCCGACAGTCCTGGCGCATGGTCCTCGACCCCGTCGATCCCTTCCTCTACGTGGGCAGCACCGACGCGGTCCCGATCCCGGTCCTCGGCCGCCTCACGAACCAGATCGCGCCCGGCGTCGGCCTCGACGTGACCGAGGTGGGCTCCGGCTACGGCGTCTCCTTCTCCGGCCGGATCCCCTTCGAGCCCGAGGTCCCCGCGGCGATCGCCGAGACGCTCCCCGAGGTCCAGGGCGACTCGATCTTCTACGGGAGCTTCGACCTCGCGACCCTGACGCCGCAGCTTCCGCTCGTCGCCTTCGAGGTCCGCGTCGAGGGCATCGCGATCACCGACGAAGACCCGGACGAGAACGGCGCCTTCGTCTTCTTCGGCTCGGACGAGACCTCCCGGGACCGCATCCGCGCGATCACCGGAACCACCACCCCGAACGTCACGATCCCGCTCCTCCCCGGCCTCGAGTTCGACCTCGACTTCGCGGGCGACGAGGAGCCGATGCCCCTGACCGTCATCTCCTCGAAGACGGACATGGACACCGCGAACCCGCGCCGCGAAGCCTGGGTCGCCCTCGACGTCTGGAGCCTCGACGCCCTCCGTGGGGACGCCGCCGACTGGATCTCCATGCCGGGTGAGCGAGTGGCTTCGGTCCTCTACTTCGGGCCCGAGGAGGACGACAACTTCTTCCGCATGGCGACCGAGCGCGTCGTCGAGATCGATGCCGCGCGGATGGCCGCGATCCACGGCGTCGAAGCGAGCGAGCTCCTCGTCGACCAGTCGATCTTCGAGATCGACGCCCGACGGATCGAGTACACCTCGGAGAGCTTCATCGAATCGATCCACCCCGACGTGACGTACACCGCGAGCAGCTCGCTGCGGTTGATCCTCCCGACCTCGAACGCGTCGGCCTTCGATCTCCTGATCGAGAACGAAGCCGAGCTCGGCGGGATCGCGCTCCGAAGCTACGGCAAGCAGCTCACCGCGGACAGCTACCGCCACTGGGGTCGCTACCAGACCCCGAACTGGGGCTACGCGCTCGAGGGTTCGTTCTCGGCCGAAGGCGCCTGGCTCGAAGGCTCGACGAACGCGCGCCTCCCCTACCGCTACGCGGCGGTCGACCAGGTCGCGGACATCGCGGGCCGGATCGCGGCGACGGAGGAGGCCGAGCGCCTCGCGGACGCCGACTATCAGGCCAACCTCATCGCCCTTCGCGACTACCAGCGACGCCTCGAGCAGGAATCGGCCGCCCTCGAGGACGAACGCGCCGCGCTGCGCACCGCCCAGAACTGGCTCGCCACGAAGCGC
The genomic region above belongs to bacterium and contains:
- a CDS encoding SDR family oxidoreductase, encoding MGGYDSIFRPGLFDGQTVLITGGGTGLGRCTAHELASLGARVVLCGRREEVLAETAEEIRSDGGVCDFETMDVRDDESVTGAVAKVVERVGPIRGLYNNAGGQFAAPAEKISSSAFRKVVDLNLNGTFQVTRAVFEASMKEHGGSVVNMLADIRSGYVGMAHSAAARAGIENLSVTLALEWSRYDIRTNCVAPGTILSSGMRTYPPPIQQAGVDGARVVPAARLGTESEVAAVVTFLLSPASTFVTGQTIAIDGGSSFQKNTLFKVTNHGPTSRFDGFHRKEDWSGTPFEVFFGGDGDGDADAEGGSD